Within Desulfolithobacter dissulfuricans, the genomic segment GAGTATGTGGCCAGCGGTCGCTACTTCTGGAACTCAGGAATGTTTGCCTTTACCATTGAAACGCTTGTCCAGGAGATGGAGCGGTATGCGCCACAGATCGTGGAATCCATGAAGGAGGCCGTGGCCCGGGGAACGAGCGATGGGGTCTTCTTCCGGTTCGCGTCCGAGCAGATGGCCCGGTGCCCGTCCGACTCCATCGATTACGCCCTGATGGAGAAAACCGACCGGGCCGCCATGGTGGAGGCCGATATGGGCTGGAGTGATATCGGCTCCTGGCAGACCCTGTACGAGGTCTCGGACAAGGATGACCGGGGCAATGTCCTCCACGGTGATGTTGTGGCCGAGGATGTGGAGAACTGCCTTATCCGGGCCGAGGATACCCTGGTGGCGGCTCTGGGGCTGCGCGACACCATGATCCTCGAGACCGCGGATGCGGTGCTGGTGGCGCCGCTGGAGCGCTCCCAGGATGTGAAGAAGATCGTCGAGCGGCTGAAAAAGGAGGGCCGGGATGAATTCCGCTTCCACCGGACCGTGTACCGGCCGTGGGGCAGCTATACCAGCCTGGAGCTGGCCGGTCGGTTCCAGATCAAGCGGATATCCGTCAATCCCGGGGCCAAGCTCTCCCTGCAGATGCACCATCATCGGCATGAGCACTGGGTGGTGGTGGCGGGTACGGCCCGGGTGACCGTGGGGGACGAAGAGATTCTCCTGTTTGAAAATCAGTCCACCTATATTCCGGCCGGCTGCCGCCACCGGCTGGAAAATCCCGGCGTGATTCCCCTGGAACTCATTGAGGTCCAGATCGGCAGCTACCTGGGTGAGGATGATATCGTCCGCTTTGATGACGTGTATGGCCGGCAGGAGGAAACAGCCGGCGCTTCCCGGCAGGATGCTCAGTAGAGGGGCTGGTTCCGGGTCTCTGGATAGAGCTTGTGGAAGGCCTTGACGTAGTGTGAAATGGCCTTTTTGTCGTACTGGGCCACGTGGAAGAACTCGATGCCGCTCTGGTGCCGTTCGGCCACGGTCTTGGTATGGACAACCCGGCCCATCACGTCCACCAGCTCATCTTTGAGGCCCATGGTCAGCATGACCTGTTGGCCCAGGGCCAGGGGCAGGTGGGTCTCGATGAGCACCCCACCTTCACTGACATTGATGGTCCTGCCCATGGAGTATTCGCCCTGTTTCCCCTCCTTGTCCACCACAAGGTAGTCCAGGAGGTTCAGGGACTCCGGTCGAATCTCGCGCCTTCGTTCTTCAGTCATGGAATCTCTGTTCAGGTGGTTATAGTTTCGACCGCCGCTGTTCTCTGCCGTCCGGGTATTGGGGCATTCGCCCTCGCTGCCAGTATATTTTCCCGGACTTGAAAAGTCTACATTGTTCCATCTTTCTTGTCAAACCGTGCTTCCCTGAACAGGTCCGGGGGTCCGGGCGGCTCGCCATATTTTCACATGTTTGTAATTTTTTTTGACAGAATTGACATTATTGTGAAGATGTGTTGGCGGCGAGCGCCACCTTATTTGGGCGGTAAAAGTATTAAAATCAATATATTATGATTTTTGTTCGGGTCTGGCATACCATTTGATAACCTCTCCGTAACTGGTTTCCTGTGTCAGGCTGTGGAGGGTCTGGCGCAGGTGGTTTGAACTGTACTTTGTACTGTCTCTGAAAAAGATCAGAGGGGGAGCAGTGCATAACCAAAAAACAAGCAAAAGAAAAAAATGAGGAGAGTGTCTTATGAATTCCGGTGATACCGCCTTCATGCTGGTGGCAACCGCCATGGTCATGCTCATGACTCCCGGCCTGGCACTTTTTTACGGGGGGCTGGTCAGGTCGAAGAACGTGTTGTCCACGACCATGCAGAGTTTTTTCTGTCTGGGTATTATTTCCATTATCTGGGTGCTCTATGGCTACACCCTCTCCTTTGGTCCGGATATCGGCGGCTTTGTCGGCGGCCTCAAGTATCTCGGTCTCAAGGGTGTGGGGACGGGTATCGGCCCCTATTCCGATACCATTCCGGATCTGCTCTTTGTCGCCTTTCAGCTGATGTTCGCGATTATCACGCCGGCACTGATCACCGGCGCCTATGCCGAGCGGATGAAATTCACCGCCTTTGTTCTGTTCACTATTCTCTGGTCGACCCTGGTCTATTTTCCGGTCTGTCACTGGGTCTGGGGCGGTGGCTGGCTCGGTGAGATGGGGGCGCTGGATTTTGCCGGCGGCACGGTTATTCATATCAATTCCGGCGCCGCAGCGCTGGTGGCAGCCATTGTTATCGGCAAGCGCAAGGGCTGGGGGCGGGAAGCCATGCATCCGCATAACCTGCCCATGACCATTCTGGGTGCCGGAGTACTCTGGTTTGGCTGGTTCGGCTTCAATGCCGGATCTGCCCTCTCCGCCGGGCCCATAGCCGTTCTGGCCCTGTTCACCACCCAGGTGGCCACCGGCGCTGGCGCCGTGTCCTGGGTCCTGGCCGAATGGAAAATCCAGGGAAAACCCACTACTCTGGGCGCTGCGTCCGGTGCAGTGGCCGGCCTGGTCGCCATTACTCCGGGGGCCGGTTTTGTCGGGCCCATGTCCGCCATTCTGATCGGTCTGGTCGCCGGGGCGCTGTGTTACCTGGCTGTCCTGGCCAAGTCGCGGCTTGGTTATGACGATGCCCTGGACGTGGTCGGCGTCCACGGTGTTGGCGGCCTCTGGGGTGCGCTGGCCACCGGTATCTTTGCCTCCACGGCCTGGAATCCCGATGGAGCCAACGGTCTGCTGTACGGTAATGCCAATCAGCTGGTCATCCAGGCCATTGGTGCTGCGGCCGCTATCGGGTACTCGGTTGTCCTGACCTACATCATTCTCAAGGTCATTGACCTGATGATAGGACTGCGGGCAGATCAGGAAGACGAGGTCCAGGGTCTGGACGTGAGCGATCACAAAGAGGTCGGCTATACTTTCTGATCACTGAAAACGACCCGCCGGTCCGAAATCAGTTCTTCGGGCCGGCGGCCTGGCCTGCCGTCCAGCCGCGTCTTGTCTGGATGGAGGTGAATTGTTCCTTGATAATTTTGCTCTCTTCGTTACAATAATGTCTTAAATTTTACATTTTTGTAAATATTAAGATAAATGTAACCACAGGAGGGAGCAGTTATGAATGCAGCGGATACCGCCTTTATCCTGGCGGCAGCTGGACTGGTATTGTTGATGACCCCGGGTCTGGC encodes:
- a CDS encoding mannose-1-phosphate guanylyltransferase/mannose-6-phosphate isomerase, which codes for MSIQPVILAGGTGTRLWPLSRELYPKQVIRLLDDLSLLQATLERVALLPGVLPPVIVVGEEHRFLVKNQVEELGTFPRYHLLLESAGRNTAPAVCGAALYGRQHVGDDAVLLVLPADHLVTRPEAFVKAVTRAEVLARDGYLTTFGIVPERPETGYGYIARGQGSRVEKFVEKPDLETAKEYVASGRYFWNSGMFAFTIETLVQEMERYAPQIVESMKEAVARGTSDGVFFRFASEQMARCPSDSIDYALMEKTDRAAMVEADMGWSDIGSWQTLYEVSDKDDRGNVLHGDVVAEDVENCLIRAEDTLVAALGLRDTMILETADAVLVAPLERSQDVKKIVERLKKEGRDEFRFHRTVYRPWGSYTSLELAGRFQIKRISVNPGAKLSLQMHHHRHEHWVVVAGTARVTVGDEEILLFENQSTYIPAGCRHRLENPGVIPLELIEVQIGSYLGEDDIVRFDDVYGRQEETAGASRQDAQ
- a CDS encoding PilZ domain-containing protein, with the protein product MTEERRREIRPESLNLLDYLVVDKEGKQGEYSMGRTINVSEGGVLIETHLPLALGQQVMLTMGLKDELVDVMGRVVHTKTVAERHQSGIEFFHVAQYDKKAISHYVKAFHKLYPETRNQPLY
- a CDS encoding ammonium transporter; its protein translation is MNSGDTAFMLVATAMVMLMTPGLALFYGGLVRSKNVLSTTMQSFFCLGIISIIWVLYGYTLSFGPDIGGFVGGLKYLGLKGVGTGIGPYSDTIPDLLFVAFQLMFAIITPALITGAYAERMKFTAFVLFTILWSTLVYFPVCHWVWGGGWLGEMGALDFAGGTVIHINSGAAALVAAIVIGKRKGWGREAMHPHNLPMTILGAGVLWFGWFGFNAGSALSAGPIAVLALFTTQVATGAGAVSWVLAEWKIQGKPTTLGAASGAVAGLVAITPGAGFVGPMSAILIGLVAGALCYLAVLAKSRLGYDDALDVVGVHGVGGLWGALATGIFASTAWNPDGANGLLYGNANQLVIQAIGAAAAIGYSVVLTYIILKVIDLMIGLRADQEDEVQGLDVSDHKEVGYTF